Within Trachemys scripta elegans isolate TJP31775 chromosome 12, CAS_Tse_1.0, whole genome shotgun sequence, the genomic segment GAAGAAGtgattgatttcattgggaccaCAGAAAGGTAGCCTGGCTATGAAGAACGTATGTAACATTGAGTAGACAAAACCACCTATCCATATAGCAATGGCAGAGCACATACAAGTCCTGTGGTTCATGATGGTTGTGTAGTGCAAAGGCTGGCATATTGCCATGTAGCGGTCATAAGCCATCAGGGCAAGAAGCAAAGATTCAGATCCAGCAAAGGAGATGAGAAAGTACAGCTGGGCCATGcaactggagaaggaaagagatttAATCTTGGCAACCAACGTCACTAGCATATTGGGGAGAGTGACGGAAGAGTACGAGATGTCTAAGAGAGACAAGTTGATCAGAAAAAAGTACATAGGAGTGTGGAGAGTGGTATCCACCCAGATAGCCAAGCAAATGGAGAGGTTGCCAGCCAAGGTCAGCAGGTAGATAATCAGGAAGCTCATGAAGAGTAACGGCTGCATTTCNCCCAGATAGCCAAGCAAATGGAGAGGTTGCCAGCCAAAGTCAGCAGGTAGATAATCAGGAAGCTCATGAAGAGTAATGGCTGCATTTCTGGGAAGCTCGAGAGGCCCAGGAGTCTGAATTCTGTCACTGTGCTTTGATTGTTCATGTCTATCACTTTACCTGCATGCAGGGACAAAtaagatgaatatattcagttAAAAACAACATGCGGATAATACAAGACAGTGGAACGGAGAGAAGGTATATGTATGCTAAACATATGTTCCACCATCTCTTCCTTTTCGGACCACATTCTGTAGTTCAGGGAGCATTTCTGTCTATCAAGCTCTTTGGAACATAATTAAGCCTTAAGCACTTacgtttattattattattatcattattacttttaGATATATTCACATGTAACAACATAAATAATAACACTTGATGTTCAATATTTATTCTGGCTGCACAGTCCTAATTTACATCAATCTACCATGGAAATTCAGCAGCTACCCAAAGTTCATAttctttgttttgatatttttccaTCTTAATGAcagattcttttaaaataaaggtttaaagcTCCTGTTAAAATGGTAACTTCTTATCAGGGCTGGTGGACATTTTTCTGCCCAAAAAACTCTACAAGCACATTCTGTAATCAATCTTGATTCAGGAGAGAaagtg encodes:
- the LOC117885452 gene encoding olfactory receptor 1019-like; translated protein: MAAIVHRLTEASTGKVIDMNNQSTVTEFRLLGLSSFPEMQPLFMSFLIIYLLTLAGNLSICLAIWVDTTLHTPMYFFLINLSLLDISYSSVTLPNMLVTLVAKIKSLSFSSCMAQLYFLISFAGSESLLLALMAYDRYMAICQPLHYTTIMNHRTCMCSAIAIWIGGFVYSMLHTFFIARLPFCGPNEINHFFCEIPPLIKLACMDTYFNEVLVFLLSGAVGGSCFLLISTSYTYILSTIMKIHSAQGRRKAFSTCASHLLTVLLFYGPGFFTYLSPSSSYSMDIGKVVSVFYTVVTPMLNPMIYSLRNKDVQAAFKKAMGRSRK